One window from the genome of Acidobacteriota bacterium encodes:
- a CDS encoding PQQ-binding-like beta-propeller repeat protein, whose protein sequence is MKSILLKASLILSTFALLGVFLSYTGTGAVVASDPGSGDWPMWGGTPDRNMVSNMKGLPTTWNVEKKTNIKWVAALGSQSYGNPVVAGGQVYIGTNNEGLRDPKQGGDRGVLMAFDEKTGEFLWQQTNEKLTAGRVNDWPYQGVCSSPLIEGDKLYYVTNRGELMCLDTKGFRDDKNDGAVQDEKFKGKFDADILWKFDMIDEVGAHPHNMSNSSPVSWGDLIIISTSNGQDESHVNIPSPKAPSMIAISKKTGKLVWEVNNVFDKILHGQWSSAAVGKLGDVEQVVIGEGDGCVRGYTVADGKLLWSFDTNPKDSVWPKTRNEVIATPVLWDNKVYIANGQDPEHGEGVGHLYCIDPTKRGDITKSGLLWQYDKIRRTVSTGAIADGLLYYSDFSGFLHCLDAKTGQAYWTHDMFAAIWGSPLVVDGKVYLGDEDGDVVVMQAGKEKKLLTETNLGSSVYSSPVPANGALFIMNRNQLFSLATGATMAKPTPTPTASKGAN, encoded by the coding sequence CCTTCGCATTGCTTGGGGTCTTTCTTTCTTACACCGGTACCGGTGCGGTTGTGGCTTCTGACCCCGGCAGCGGTGACTGGCCGATGTGGGGTGGTACGCCCGACCGCAACATGGTCTCGAATATGAAAGGCCTGCCGACAACCTGGAATGTCGAGAAGAAGACCAACATCAAATGGGTCGCCGCGCTCGGTTCGCAAAGTTACGGCAACCCGGTCGTCGCGGGCGGCCAGGTTTATATTGGCACCAACAACGAAGGCCTGCGCGATCCCAAACAGGGCGGCGACCGCGGCGTGTTGATGGCCTTTGACGAAAAGACCGGCGAATTTCTCTGGCAGCAGACCAATGAAAAACTGACCGCTGGGCGCGTCAACGATTGGCCGTATCAGGGCGTCTGCTCTTCGCCGTTGATCGAAGGCGACAAGCTGTATTACGTCACCAATCGCGGCGAATTGATGTGCCTCGACACCAAAGGCTTCCGCGACGACAAGAACGACGGCGCGGTGCAGGACGAAAAATTCAAAGGCAAGTTCGACGCCGACATCCTCTGGAAGTTCGACATGATTGACGAAGTCGGCGCGCACCCGCACAACATGTCCAACTCGTCGCCGGTGAGTTGGGGCGACTTGATCATCATCAGCACCTCGAACGGCCAGGATGAAAGCCACGTCAACATCCCTTCACCCAAAGCGCCCTCGATGATCGCGATTAGCAAAAAAACCGGCAAACTGGTCTGGGAAGTCAACAACGTCTTCGACAAGATTTTGCACGGTCAATGGTCATCGGCGGCGGTCGGCAAGCTCGGCGATGTCGAACAGGTCGTGATCGGCGAAGGCGACGGTTGCGTGCGCGGCTACACGGTCGCCGATGGCAAGTTGCTCTGGTCATTCGACACCAATCCAAAAGATTCGGTCTGGCCCAAGACACGCAACGAAGTCATCGCCACGCCGGTGCTCTGGGACAACAAGGTTTACATCGCCAACGGCCAAGACCCCGAACACGGCGAAGGCGTCGGCCACCTCTATTGCATTGATCCGACCAAACGCGGTGACATCACCAAATCGGGACTGCTCTGGCAATACGACAAAATTCGCCGCACGGTCTCGACCGGCGCGATAGCCGACGGCTTGCTTTACTACTCCGATTTCAGCGGCTTCCTGCATTGCCTGGATGCCAAGACTGGCCAGGCCTATTGGACGCACGATATGTTCGCCGCGATCTGGGGTTCGCCGTTGGTCGTTGACGGCAAGGTTTATCTCGGCGACGAAGACGGCGACGTCGTCGTGATGCAGGCCGGCAAGGAAAAGAAACTGCTGACCGAAACGAACCTGGGCAGTTCGGTCTATTCCTCGCCCGTCCCGGCGAATGGCGCGCTATTCATCATGAATCGCAATCAACTGTTCTCGCTGGCAACTGGGGCGACGATGGCGAAACCGACGCCCACGCCAACGGCCAGCAAAGGGGCGAATTAG
- a CDS encoding Glu/Leu/Phe/Val dehydrogenase, producing the protein MNQHDTQALIKEWAGEEVIIRFDQPTGAWIFIAIHSTKLGPATGGTRMRHYSDWQAALTDVLQLSAGMTNKFAVAGFPRGGGKAVIALPPDFDSTARADLLRRYGALIQQLGGLYYTGPDVGTTSEDMDIIAEHGAPFVHSCSQLNGGAGSSGPATALGVFAAMEATCQQLFGTPSLFGRRIIVQGTGSVGGTLLGLLASAEAEVWFSEAEPGTRDYFQHGLGLRCLTEGEVYETDCDIFAPCALGGVLNEETIPRLQCRAVAGAANNQLATAADAERLHARGILYAPDFAINSGGAIAITGLEALGWPAERADSEVRHIGQTLARIYALAAAEDITTEAAARRLVAEKLAG; encoded by the coding sequence GTGAACCAACACGACACACAAGCCTTGATCAAAGAGTGGGCTGGCGAAGAGGTGATCATCCGCTTCGACCAGCCCACTGGTGCCTGGATTTTCATCGCCATCCATTCCACTAAACTGGGTCCAGCCACTGGCGGCACGCGGATGCGGCACTATTCTGATTGGCAAGCTGCCTTGACCGATGTGTTGCAGCTTTCCGCCGGGATGACCAATAAATTCGCGGTCGCGGGGTTCCCGCGCGGCGGCGGCAAAGCGGTCATCGCGTTACCACCGGATTTCGACTCAACCGCGCGTGCCGATCTGTTGCGCCGCTATGGTGCGCTGATTCAACAACTCGGCGGGTTGTATTACACCGGCCCCGATGTTGGCACGACTTCTGAAGACATGGACATCATCGCCGAACATGGCGCGCCCTTCGTGCATTCCTGTTCGCAATTGAATGGCGGAGCGGGCAGTTCCGGCCCGGCCACTGCGCTGGGCGTCTTCGCGGCGATGGAGGCCACCTGCCAGCAGCTTTTCGGCACTCCCTCGCTTTTTGGACGCCGCATCATCGTGCAAGGCACGGGCAGCGTCGGCGGCACCTTACTGGGCTTGCTGGCGAGTGCCGAGGCCGAGGTTTGGTTTAGCGAGGCCGAACCGGGCACCCGTGATTATTTTCAACACGGGCTAGGCCTGCGCTGCCTTACTGAGGGAGAGGTTTATGAGACGGACTGCGATATTTTTGCGCCCTGCGCGCTAGGCGGCGTGTTGAATGAAGAGACGATCCCGCGCCTGCAATGCCGCGCCGTCGCAGGCGCGGCCAACAACCAATTGGCAACCGCCGCCGATGCTGAACGTTTGCACGCGCGCGGCATTCTGTATGCGCCCGACTTTGCCATCAACAGCGGCGGCGCCATCGCCATCACCGGCCTCGAAGCGTTGGGCTGGCCTGCTGAGCGCGCCGACAGCGAAGTGCGCCACATCGGCCAAACGCTTGCGCGCATTTACGCTTTGGCCGCGGCTGAAGACATCACGACCGAAGCGGCGGCGCGGCGTCTGGTCGCAGAAAAGTTGGCTGGTTAA